The following are encoded together in the Primulina tabacum isolate GXHZ01 chromosome 18, ASM2559414v2, whole genome shotgun sequence genome:
- the LOC142532999 gene encoding meiotic recombination protein SPO11-2 has translation MLKSSIFVSDQHICNADIIPPFEVRARIEVAVLNFLRNLNSNNPSISDLPLIDRSLSNRRASRALLTESTAIFLSRSFCTRSLMNENSAKSFIRVWKAMEMCHQILVQEKKVTQRELFYKLLSDSPEYFTSQLQVNRSIQDVVALLRCSRYSLGVMASSRGVVAGRLLLQEPNQNIIDCSVCGSSGYAISGDLIFLENLIMKSDARYIIVVEKHAIFQRLAEDRVFNQIPCILITAKGYPDIATRLLLHRMSREFSELPILGLFDWNPAGLAILCTFKHGSIGMGLEAYRYACNIKWLGLRKNDIEQLIPDESLIQLKTRDHQIAKSLANSEILLDKYKEELAMMVQSGHKAEIEALYVHGFDFLSKYLAKKIVQASYI, from the exons ATGCTAAAATCCTCCATTTTCGTTTCGGATCAACATATTTGCAACGCTGATATCATCCCTCCTTTCGAG GTTCGAGCAAGAATTGAAGTCGCGGTCCTTAATTTCCTGAGGAATCTGAATTCAAATAATCCATCGATATCTGATTTGCCTCTG ATAGACAGATCGTTGAGCAATCGTAGAGCCAGTCGAGCATTACTAACTGAATCCACGGCGATTTTTCTTTCGCGTTCATTCTGCACGCGGTCTTTGATGAATGAGAACAGTGCTAAATCATTTATTAGAG TGTGGAAGGCGATGGAGATGTGCCATCAGATTCTGGTCCAAGAAAAGAAAGTGACTCAAAGGgagttattttataaattactCTCCGATTCACCAGagtattttacttctcaattGCAGGTCAATCGGTCTATCCAAG ATGTGGTGGCATTACTTAGATGTAGCCGTTACAGCCTTGGCGTTATGGCATCCAGTAGAGGAGTGGTTGCTGGCCGCCTTTTACTTCAG GAGCCAAACCAAAACATTATTGATTGTTCAGTTTGTGGATCTTCTGGTTATGCCATCTCTGGAGACCTAATTTTTCTCGAGAATTTGATCATGAAGAGTGATGCTAGATACATCATTGTGGTTGAGAAG CATGCCATATTCCAGAGGCTGGCTGAGGACCGGGTATTCAACCAAATTCCATGTATTCTCATTACGGCCAAAGGATATCCAGATATTGCCACAAG GCTGCTCCTTCATCGAATGAGTCGAGAGTTTTCAGAACTACCCATTCTAGGCCTGTTTGACTG GAATCCAGCAGGATTGGCCATACTATGCACCTTCAAGCATGGAAGCATAGGAATGGGATTAGAAGCATACAGATATG CTTGCAATATCAAGTGGCTGGGATTGCGTAAGAATGATATCGAACAACTCATACCTGACGAATCACTGATCCAACTAAAGACACGTGATCATCAAATAGCAAAAAGCTTGGCAAATTCAGAAATTTTGCTG GATAAATACAAAGAAGAGCTAGCCATGATGGTTCAGAGTGGCCATAAAGCAGAAATTGAAGCTCTTTATGTTCATGGCTTTGATTTCTTATCAAAATACCTGGCCAAGAAAATCGTGCAAGCCAGTTACATATAA
- the LOC142532768 gene encoding E4 SUMO-protein ligase PIAL2-like isoform X1 — MAGTAGTQAKMVGVGGASSSDLDKSKVNAYRISVVMDRLLRHVRGTIKNDAEFLNLCLSLSRGIDFAVVHYEVPSRVQEFPSLLKQVCRFKKDALLQSAIMVLMISVKNACECGWFSNKDSDELINLGKEMASNFCGSSNFDTKATCSLSVTSTIMSRFYPRMRMGHKLVFLEVKPGFDAYVSGFQISKTLMPSPGQKIRLFVAQADDITKSSCLTTPSKVNFLVNGKGVEKRTTTSMDTGPQIPTDVTHMLKYGSNLLQAVGEFCGNYTIAIAFMSEMPNLDSSALQDYEQHALTAVDSDSEIIEGPSRISLNCPISFKRIKTPVKGYSCKHIQCFDFGNYVDINSRVPSWRCPHCNQHVCFTDIRIDRKMVKILEEVGANDTEVIFASDGSWNVAMGTDDSIQKSVDKISNNTQDEPPQSESVQLSKAPVDVLDLTAIDNAISSFSDDEIQDRTIAATYQCQTETPTEAFDPQMTKTNDADQSDACLDDFWSGFVMPNFGQVSSLSNTTSNNIAQSPVLTHAIGPNSPNQELEAVLGDALVTATMPQCETSVSTTLPFQQHQLGNSAVTNDYGRFPSLPWNVTSTPTGVQALLARTSDSVLQKRPRNCGSIFTQNSALAASQASPWAQMIPNATHMNPFSASQRSSSPLHQYMGMQRNQSFPSVRSSQSSVPDQGRNSFSALNERRSSTPPHLVGPRMPSAQSPANFSRPQSQVGVSRDRTNFPVGAVTSQQAGKSLSVHTSGQMTRPVEASKITPSYTIPNNHRMPSTRDQVSNLEITSSQGQTTTANDSIEQNWRPAARMRGALSGQAYSDALNQYIIQPNQQAQAARPSLPTNVPAHLQSLMADTTALPRPPEPSHLSGSSVTGPELSSQLPDISSGTK, encoded by the exons atggCCGGAACGGCGGGGACCCAAGCGAAAATGGTTGGCGTCGGCGGCGCTTCGAGTAGTGACTTAGATAAGTCGAAAGTGAACGCTTACCGCATTTCCGTGGTGATGGATCGTTTATTACGGCACGTCCGCGGCACCATTAAAAACGACGCAGAGTTCTTAAATCTCTGCCTTTCCCTGTCCAG AGGTATCGATTTTGCTGTTGTACACTACGAGGTTCCAAGCAGAGTGCAAGAGTTTCCTTCTCTGTTAAAGCAG GTGTGCCGATTTAAGAAAGATGCCCTCCTGCAATCAGCTATAATGGTTTTGATGATTTCTGTTAAG AATGCTTGTGAATGTGGGTGGTTTTCAAATAAAGATTCAGACGAACTAATAAACTTGGGGAAGGAG ATGGCAAGTAATTTTTGTGGCTCATCAAATTTCGACACAAAGGCTACCTGCTCTCTTTCTGTTACCTCCACAATTATGTCAAG GTTCTATCCGAGAATGAGGATGGGCCATAAATTAGTTTTCCTTGAAGTCAAG CCTGGATTCGATGCTTATGTGAGTGGCTTCCAGATTTCAAAAACTTTAATGCCTTCTCCGGGTCAAAAAATA AGGTTATTTGTTGCACAAGCAGATGATATAACGAAGTCTTCCTGCCTCACTACCCCCTCCAAAGTCAA CTTTCTCGTGAATGGGAAGGGAGTGGAGAAGAGGACTACTACTTCCATG GACACAGGACCTCAAATCCCAACAGATGTGACACATATGCTGAAATACGGGTCGAATCTTCTTCAGGCTGTGGGTGAATTTTGTG GGAATTATACTATAGCAATTGCTTTCATGAGCGAGATGCCAAACCTTGATAGTAGTGCCCTTCAAGATTATGAGCAGCATGCTCTCACAGCTGTGGATTCAG ATTCTGAAATAATTGAAGGGCCCTCAAGGATATCGCTAAACTGTCCTATTAG CTTCAAGCGAATTAAAACTCCTGTCAAAGGATATTCATGCAAACATATTCAG TGTTTTGATTTTGGCAACTACGTGGACATAAATTCAAGAGTACCATCCTGGCGCTGCCCTCATTGTAATCAGCATGTCTGCTTCACTGATATACGCATTGACCGAAAGATGGTCAAG ATCTTGGAAGAGGTTGGAGCAAATGATACCGAGGTAATTTTTGCCTCAGATGGATCTTGGAACGTTGCGATGGGAACTGATGACTCTATACAGAAATCAGTGGATAAGATCTCCAACAATACACAGGACGAGCCTCCACAATCTGAATCTGTTCAGTTGTCGAAAGCTCCTGTAGATGTTCTTGATCTGACTGCCATCGATAATGCAATAAGTTCTTTTTCCGATGATGAAATTCAAGACAGGACAATCGCCGCAACTTATCAATGTCAAACAGAGACTCCAACTGAGGCATTCGACCCTCAGATGACCAAAACAAATGATGCTGACCAAAGTGATGCTTGTCTGGATGATTTCTGGTCTGGATTTGTCATGCCAAACTTTGGACAGGTGTCATCACTATCAAACACCACGTCAAACAATATTGCGCAGAGTCCTGTTTTGACCCATGCAATTGGTCCTAATTCTCCAAATCAAGAACTCGAGGCTGTCCTTGGTGATGCACTTGTTACAGCCACTATGCCACAATGTGAAACTTCTGTATCGACTACTCTGCCATTTCAGCAGCACCAACTTGGAAATTCAGCTGTCACTAACGATTATGGAAGGTTCCCGTCTCTACCCTGGAATGTTACCAGTACACCTACGGGGGTTCAGGCCCTTCTTGCGCGCACCTCAGATTCCGTTCTTCAAAAACGGCCAAGAAATTGTGGGAGCATATTTACCCAGAATAGTGCATTAGCAGCTTCTCAAGCCTCGCCATGGGCCCAAATGATTCCCAACGCAACTCATATGAATCCATTTTCCGCCTCACAGAGGTCTTCATCTCCATTGCATCAGTACATGGGTATGCAG CGAAATCAGTCATTTCCTTCCGTTCGATCATCTCAATCAAGTGTTCCAGAtcaaggacgaaattctttCAGTGCTTTAAATGAACGTCGTAGTTCAACTCCACCTCACCTTGTTGGTCCGAGGATGCCATCTGCTCAGTCACCTGCGAACTTCTCTCGACCTCAAAGCCAAGTTGGAGTTTCACGGGACCGAACCAATTTCCCAGTAGGGGCAGTCACTAGTCAACAAGCTGGTAAGTCGTTATCTGTGCACACAAGTGGACAGATGACTAGGCCAGTTGAGGCATCTAAAATAACACCCTCATATACGATTCCCAATAATCACAGAATGCCATCGACTAGAGACCAGGTAAGTAATCTAGAAATTACATCTTCTCAAGGTCAGACAACTACAGCCAATGATTCAATTGAGCAGAATTGGCGCCCAGCAGCCCGTATGCGTGGAGCTTTATCGGGTCAGGCTTATTCCGATGCTTTGAACCAGTACATTATTCAACCTAACCAGCAAGCTCAGGCAGCGAGACCGTCACTCCCAACTAATGTCCCAGCACATTTGCAATCCTTGATGGCCGATACAACTGCTCTGCCGCGGCCTCCAGAACCAAGCCATCTTTCTGGATCCTCGGTTACCGGGCCTGAGCTTTCAAGCCAATTACCAGACATATCATCTGGGACAAAGTGA
- the LOC142532768 gene encoding E4 SUMO-protein ligase PIAL2-like isoform X3, whose translation MVLMISVKNACECGWFSNKDSDELINLGKEMASNFCGSSNFDTKATCSLSVTSTIMSRFYPRMRMGHKLVFLEVKPGFDAYVSGFQISKTLMPSPGQKIRLFVAQADDITKSSCLTTPSKVNFLVNGKGVEKRTTTSMDTGPQIPTDVTHMLKYGSNLLQAVGEFCGNYTIAIAFMSEMPNLDSSALQDYEQHALTAVDSDSEIIEGPSRISLNCPISFKRIKTPVKGYSCKHIQCFDFGNYVDINSRVPSWRCPHCNQHVCFTDIRIDRKMVKILEEVGANDTEVIFASDGSWNVAMGTDDSIQKSVDKISNNTQDEPPQSESVQLSKAPVDVLDLTAIDNAISSFSDDEIQDRTIAATYQCQTETPTEAFDPQMTKTNDADQSDACLDDFWSGFVMPNFGQVSSLSNTTSNNIAQSPVLTHAIGPNSPNQELEAVLGDALVTATMPQCETSVSTTLPFQQHQLGNSAVTNDYGRFPSLPWNVTSTPTGVQALLARTSDSVLQKRPRNCGSIFTQNSALAASQASPWAQMIPNATHMNPFSASQRSSSPLHQYMGMQRNQSFPSVRSSQSSVPDQGRNSFSALNERRSSTPPHLVGPRMPSAQSPANFSRPQSQVGVSRDRTNFPVGAVTSQQAGKSLSVHTSGQMTRPVEASKITPSYTIPNNHRMPSTRDQVSNLEITSSQGQTTTANDSIEQNWRPAARMRGALSGQAYSDALNQYIIQPNQQAQAARPSLPTNVPAHLQSLMADTTALPRPPEPSHLSGSSVTGPELSSQLPDISSGTK comes from the exons ATGGTTTTGATGATTTCTGTTAAG AATGCTTGTGAATGTGGGTGGTTTTCAAATAAAGATTCAGACGAACTAATAAACTTGGGGAAGGAG ATGGCAAGTAATTTTTGTGGCTCATCAAATTTCGACACAAAGGCTACCTGCTCTCTTTCTGTTACCTCCACAATTATGTCAAG GTTCTATCCGAGAATGAGGATGGGCCATAAATTAGTTTTCCTTGAAGTCAAG CCTGGATTCGATGCTTATGTGAGTGGCTTCCAGATTTCAAAAACTTTAATGCCTTCTCCGGGTCAAAAAATA AGGTTATTTGTTGCACAAGCAGATGATATAACGAAGTCTTCCTGCCTCACTACCCCCTCCAAAGTCAA CTTTCTCGTGAATGGGAAGGGAGTGGAGAAGAGGACTACTACTTCCATG GACACAGGACCTCAAATCCCAACAGATGTGACACATATGCTGAAATACGGGTCGAATCTTCTTCAGGCTGTGGGTGAATTTTGTG GGAATTATACTATAGCAATTGCTTTCATGAGCGAGATGCCAAACCTTGATAGTAGTGCCCTTCAAGATTATGAGCAGCATGCTCTCACAGCTGTGGATTCAG ATTCTGAAATAATTGAAGGGCCCTCAAGGATATCGCTAAACTGTCCTATTAG CTTCAAGCGAATTAAAACTCCTGTCAAAGGATATTCATGCAAACATATTCAG TGTTTTGATTTTGGCAACTACGTGGACATAAATTCAAGAGTACCATCCTGGCGCTGCCCTCATTGTAATCAGCATGTCTGCTTCACTGATATACGCATTGACCGAAAGATGGTCAAG ATCTTGGAAGAGGTTGGAGCAAATGATACCGAGGTAATTTTTGCCTCAGATGGATCTTGGAACGTTGCGATGGGAACTGATGACTCTATACAGAAATCAGTGGATAAGATCTCCAACAATACACAGGACGAGCCTCCACAATCTGAATCTGTTCAGTTGTCGAAAGCTCCTGTAGATGTTCTTGATCTGACTGCCATCGATAATGCAATAAGTTCTTTTTCCGATGATGAAATTCAAGACAGGACAATCGCCGCAACTTATCAATGTCAAACAGAGACTCCAACTGAGGCATTCGACCCTCAGATGACCAAAACAAATGATGCTGACCAAAGTGATGCTTGTCTGGATGATTTCTGGTCTGGATTTGTCATGCCAAACTTTGGACAGGTGTCATCACTATCAAACACCACGTCAAACAATATTGCGCAGAGTCCTGTTTTGACCCATGCAATTGGTCCTAATTCTCCAAATCAAGAACTCGAGGCTGTCCTTGGTGATGCACTTGTTACAGCCACTATGCCACAATGTGAAACTTCTGTATCGACTACTCTGCCATTTCAGCAGCACCAACTTGGAAATTCAGCTGTCACTAACGATTATGGAAGGTTCCCGTCTCTACCCTGGAATGTTACCAGTACACCTACGGGGGTTCAGGCCCTTCTTGCGCGCACCTCAGATTCCGTTCTTCAAAAACGGCCAAGAAATTGTGGGAGCATATTTACCCAGAATAGTGCATTAGCAGCTTCTCAAGCCTCGCCATGGGCCCAAATGATTCCCAACGCAACTCATATGAATCCATTTTCCGCCTCACAGAGGTCTTCATCTCCATTGCATCAGTACATGGGTATGCAG CGAAATCAGTCATTTCCTTCCGTTCGATCATCTCAATCAAGTGTTCCAGAtcaaggacgaaattctttCAGTGCTTTAAATGAACGTCGTAGTTCAACTCCACCTCACCTTGTTGGTCCGAGGATGCCATCTGCTCAGTCACCTGCGAACTTCTCTCGACCTCAAAGCCAAGTTGGAGTTTCACGGGACCGAACCAATTTCCCAGTAGGGGCAGTCACTAGTCAACAAGCTGGTAAGTCGTTATCTGTGCACACAAGTGGACAGATGACTAGGCCAGTTGAGGCATCTAAAATAACACCCTCATATACGATTCCCAATAATCACAGAATGCCATCGACTAGAGACCAGGTAAGTAATCTAGAAATTACATCTTCTCAAGGTCAGACAACTACAGCCAATGATTCAATTGAGCAGAATTGGCGCCCAGCAGCCCGTATGCGTGGAGCTTTATCGGGTCAGGCTTATTCCGATGCTTTGAACCAGTACATTATTCAACCTAACCAGCAAGCTCAGGCAGCGAGACCGTCACTCCCAACTAATGTCCCAGCACATTTGCAATCCTTGATGGCCGATACAACTGCTCTGCCGCGGCCTCCAGAACCAAGCCATCTTTCTGGATCCTCGGTTACCGGGCCTGAGCTTTCAAGCCAATTACCAGACATATCATCTGGGACAAAGTGA
- the LOC142532768 gene encoding E4 SUMO-protein ligase PIAL2-like isoform X2 — protein sequence MFNIGIDFAVVHYEVPSRVQEFPSLLKQVCRFKKDALLQSAIMVLMISVKNACECGWFSNKDSDELINLGKEMASNFCGSSNFDTKATCSLSVTSTIMSRFYPRMRMGHKLVFLEVKPGFDAYVSGFQISKTLMPSPGQKIRLFVAQADDITKSSCLTTPSKVNFLVNGKGVEKRTTTSMDTGPQIPTDVTHMLKYGSNLLQAVGEFCGNYTIAIAFMSEMPNLDSSALQDYEQHALTAVDSDSEIIEGPSRISLNCPISFKRIKTPVKGYSCKHIQCFDFGNYVDINSRVPSWRCPHCNQHVCFTDIRIDRKMVKILEEVGANDTEVIFASDGSWNVAMGTDDSIQKSVDKISNNTQDEPPQSESVQLSKAPVDVLDLTAIDNAISSFSDDEIQDRTIAATYQCQTETPTEAFDPQMTKTNDADQSDACLDDFWSGFVMPNFGQVSSLSNTTSNNIAQSPVLTHAIGPNSPNQELEAVLGDALVTATMPQCETSVSTTLPFQQHQLGNSAVTNDYGRFPSLPWNVTSTPTGVQALLARTSDSVLQKRPRNCGSIFTQNSALAASQASPWAQMIPNATHMNPFSASQRSSSPLHQYMGMQRNQSFPSVRSSQSSVPDQGRNSFSALNERRSSTPPHLVGPRMPSAQSPANFSRPQSQVGVSRDRTNFPVGAVTSQQAGKSLSVHTSGQMTRPVEASKITPSYTIPNNHRMPSTRDQVSNLEITSSQGQTTTANDSIEQNWRPAARMRGALSGQAYSDALNQYIIQPNQQAQAARPSLPTNVPAHLQSLMADTTALPRPPEPSHLSGSSVTGPELSSQLPDISSGTK from the exons ATGTTCAACAT AGGTATCGATTTTGCTGTTGTACACTACGAGGTTCCAAGCAGAGTGCAAGAGTTTCCTTCTCTGTTAAAGCAG GTGTGCCGATTTAAGAAAGATGCCCTCCTGCAATCAGCTATAATGGTTTTGATGATTTCTGTTAAG AATGCTTGTGAATGTGGGTGGTTTTCAAATAAAGATTCAGACGAACTAATAAACTTGGGGAAGGAG ATGGCAAGTAATTTTTGTGGCTCATCAAATTTCGACACAAAGGCTACCTGCTCTCTTTCTGTTACCTCCACAATTATGTCAAG GTTCTATCCGAGAATGAGGATGGGCCATAAATTAGTTTTCCTTGAAGTCAAG CCTGGATTCGATGCTTATGTGAGTGGCTTCCAGATTTCAAAAACTTTAATGCCTTCTCCGGGTCAAAAAATA AGGTTATTTGTTGCACAAGCAGATGATATAACGAAGTCTTCCTGCCTCACTACCCCCTCCAAAGTCAA CTTTCTCGTGAATGGGAAGGGAGTGGAGAAGAGGACTACTACTTCCATG GACACAGGACCTCAAATCCCAACAGATGTGACACATATGCTGAAATACGGGTCGAATCTTCTTCAGGCTGTGGGTGAATTTTGTG GGAATTATACTATAGCAATTGCTTTCATGAGCGAGATGCCAAACCTTGATAGTAGTGCCCTTCAAGATTATGAGCAGCATGCTCTCACAGCTGTGGATTCAG ATTCTGAAATAATTGAAGGGCCCTCAAGGATATCGCTAAACTGTCCTATTAG CTTCAAGCGAATTAAAACTCCTGTCAAAGGATATTCATGCAAACATATTCAG TGTTTTGATTTTGGCAACTACGTGGACATAAATTCAAGAGTACCATCCTGGCGCTGCCCTCATTGTAATCAGCATGTCTGCTTCACTGATATACGCATTGACCGAAAGATGGTCAAG ATCTTGGAAGAGGTTGGAGCAAATGATACCGAGGTAATTTTTGCCTCAGATGGATCTTGGAACGTTGCGATGGGAACTGATGACTCTATACAGAAATCAGTGGATAAGATCTCCAACAATACACAGGACGAGCCTCCACAATCTGAATCTGTTCAGTTGTCGAAAGCTCCTGTAGATGTTCTTGATCTGACTGCCATCGATAATGCAATAAGTTCTTTTTCCGATGATGAAATTCAAGACAGGACAATCGCCGCAACTTATCAATGTCAAACAGAGACTCCAACTGAGGCATTCGACCCTCAGATGACCAAAACAAATGATGCTGACCAAAGTGATGCTTGTCTGGATGATTTCTGGTCTGGATTTGTCATGCCAAACTTTGGACAGGTGTCATCACTATCAAACACCACGTCAAACAATATTGCGCAGAGTCCTGTTTTGACCCATGCAATTGGTCCTAATTCTCCAAATCAAGAACTCGAGGCTGTCCTTGGTGATGCACTTGTTACAGCCACTATGCCACAATGTGAAACTTCTGTATCGACTACTCTGCCATTTCAGCAGCACCAACTTGGAAATTCAGCTGTCACTAACGATTATGGAAGGTTCCCGTCTCTACCCTGGAATGTTACCAGTACACCTACGGGGGTTCAGGCCCTTCTTGCGCGCACCTCAGATTCCGTTCTTCAAAAACGGCCAAGAAATTGTGGGAGCATATTTACCCAGAATAGTGCATTAGCAGCTTCTCAAGCCTCGCCATGGGCCCAAATGATTCCCAACGCAACTCATATGAATCCATTTTCCGCCTCACAGAGGTCTTCATCTCCATTGCATCAGTACATGGGTATGCAG CGAAATCAGTCATTTCCTTCCGTTCGATCATCTCAATCAAGTGTTCCAGAtcaaggacgaaattctttCAGTGCTTTAAATGAACGTCGTAGTTCAACTCCACCTCACCTTGTTGGTCCGAGGATGCCATCTGCTCAGTCACCTGCGAACTTCTCTCGACCTCAAAGCCAAGTTGGAGTTTCACGGGACCGAACCAATTTCCCAGTAGGGGCAGTCACTAGTCAACAAGCTGGTAAGTCGTTATCTGTGCACACAAGTGGACAGATGACTAGGCCAGTTGAGGCATCTAAAATAACACCCTCATATACGATTCCCAATAATCACAGAATGCCATCGACTAGAGACCAGGTAAGTAATCTAGAAATTACATCTTCTCAAGGTCAGACAACTACAGCCAATGATTCAATTGAGCAGAATTGGCGCCCAGCAGCCCGTATGCGTGGAGCTTTATCGGGTCAGGCTTATTCCGATGCTTTGAACCAGTACATTATTCAACCTAACCAGCAAGCTCAGGCAGCGAGACCGTCACTCCCAACTAATGTCCCAGCACATTTGCAATCCTTGATGGCCGATACAACTGCTCTGCCGCGGCCTCCAGAACCAAGCCATCTTTCTGGATCCTCGGTTACCGGGCCTGAGCTTTCAAGCCAATTACCAGACATATCATCTGGGACAAAGTGA
- the LOC142533903 gene encoding DET1- and DDB1-associated protein 1-like: MLGSWPCIDPHNFSQFKPNDPSNPSKMTPVTYHPTHDRTLPPPNQVIVPEARNILLRHFYKHAEEKLRPKRASCDNPTPERASKLPRSSSASDTFKLSYEP, translated from the exons ATGCTGGGTAGTTGGCCTTGTATCGATCCTCATAACTTCAGCCAGTTCAAACCCAATGATCCTTCCAACCCATCG AAAATGACACCCGTTACTTATCACCCAACTCATGATCGCACTCTTCCACCACCTAATCAAG TAATAGTTCCCGAAGCAAGAAACATACTTTTAAGACACTTTTACAAGCATGCTGAAGAAAAG TTGAGACCCAAGAGAGCTTCTTGCGACAATCCTACCCCGGAGCGTGCATCGAAGCTTCCGAGGTCTTCTTCTGCTTCAGATACTTTTAAGCTTTCATATGAACCATGA
- the LOC142533679 gene encoding 2-C-methyl-D-erythritol 2,4-cyclodiphosphate synthase, chloroplastic-like codes for MAMAISSLCYSTNTSLTKQPPLHFPGPCSAPSTLKLAAGPSSSSAAMAVVAATAGSVEAEPKTTASASTRYLPFRVGHGFDLHRLEPGYPLIIGGIDIPHDRGCEAHSDGDVLLHCVVDAILGALGLPDIGQIFPDTDPKWKGAASSVFLKEAVRLMHEACYELGNLDATLILQRPKLSPHKETIRTNLCHLLGADPSVVNLKAKTHENVDSLGENRSIAAHTVVLLMKKS; via the exons ATGGCGATGGCGATTTCTTCACTCTGCTATTCAACCAACACGAGCCTCACTAAACAACCACCGCTCCATTTCCCGGGACCTTGTTCAGCTCCCAGCACTCTGAAGCTGGCGGCTGGCCCTTCGTCCTCGTCAGCGGCGATGGCTGTGGTAGCTGCGACCGCAGGTTCCGTGGAAGCTGAACCAAAGACGACGGCCTCGGCTTCGACTAGGTATCTGCCGTTTCGGGTGGGGCACGGATTCGATCTCCACAGGCTGGAGCCTGGCTATCCGCTCATCATCGGTGGTATTGATATTCCTCATGATCGAGGCTGCGAAGCTCACTCCGACG GGGATGTGTTATTGCACTGTGTGGTTGATGCTATATTGGGGGCACTGGGACTTCCAGACATTGGGCAGATCTTTCCAGACACCGATCCTAAATGGAAAGGCGCAGCATCTTCTGTTTTCTTGAAGGAGGCT GTTCGACTAATGCACGAGGCGTGTTATGAGCTCGGAAACCTGGACGCTACTTTAATCCTCCAAAGACCAAAGCTAAGTCCTCACAAGGAAACTATCAGGACCAATTTGTGCCACCTTCTCGGTGCGGATCCATCGGTCGTAAACCTCAAGGCAAAAACTCATGAAAATGTTGACAGTCTTGGGGAAAATAGAAGTATTGCAGCGCACACAGTTGTTCTACTCATGAAGAAGTCATAG